The Desmonostoc muscorum LEGE 12446 genome includes a region encoding these proteins:
- a CDS encoding mechanosensitive ion channel family protein, with amino-acid sequence MKNISQIILEFLQRDSTISALSSFGVFLVFILLSLLVGRYTPTFLRIIIRRFAPQQVASIYNNLIDPIRNLFRITGSLILISFSLAWIVEYQSIYKFLSTIIDLAVILSMAWLSSRLFRQFIRAYGIELVRKFGREVDELLLVFETLANVIFGFIAVLAFAQSQEFNLIGLLTGLGIGGLAVAFAAQKTLEQLLGTIVLYLDRPFVPGEYIRLQKSQQIPEGLFGRVESIGIRSTKIRTAAKSTLSIIPNSILANLEIENITRGKKIMVLLYLDFLELLEEREQALVEQVIVESTNSLFGIDPGSTSITFLNHNEQKQITRTRITFFILGSSENSLQLRKRLLELANEKISKQLVKNGINFTMQEPTIYVESPVTI; translated from the coding sequence ATGAAAAATATTTCACAGATAATTCTGGAATTTCTGCAACGTGATAGCACAATATCGGCGTTGTCTAGTTTTGGAGTATTTTTAGTTTTTATTCTCCTATCTTTGCTGGTGGGACGATATACCCCGACATTCTTGCGAATTATCATTCGACGTTTTGCACCGCAGCAAGTTGCTAGTATTTATAACAATTTAATTGACCCAATTAGAAATCTATTTAGAATCACAGGTAGTTTAATTCTCATTTCATTCTCTTTAGCGTGGATTGTCGAATATCAATCTATCTATAAATTTCTTTCGACGATTATAGATTTAGCTGTAATTCTTAGCATGGCCTGGCTATCCTCTCGCTTATTCCGACAGTTTATTCGAGCCTATGGAATTGAGCTAGTGCGTAAGTTTGGTAGAGAAGTAGATGAATTGCTTTTAGTATTTGAAACCCTAGCAAATGTCATCTTTGGATTTATTGCCGTCTTGGCTTTTGCTCAGAGTCAAGAATTTAATCTAATTGGATTACTAACTGGTTTAGGAATTGGGGGATTAGCTGTAGCTTTTGCTGCTCAAAAAACCCTAGAACAGTTGTTAGGAACAATTGTATTGTATTTGGATCGTCCGTTTGTTCCTGGAGAATATATTCGTTTACAGAAATCTCAACAAATTCCTGAAGGTTTGTTTGGGCGAGTTGAATCAATTGGTATTCGTTCAACTAAAATTCGCACTGCTGCTAAAAGTACATTGTCTATTATTCCCAATTCAATATTGGCAAACTTAGAAATTGAAAATATTACTAGAGGTAAGAAAATTATGGTTTTACTTTACCTCGATTTTTTAGAACTGCTGGAAGAACGAGAACAAGCTTTAGTTGAGCAGGTAATTGTTGAAAGTACTAACTCCCTATTTGGTATCGATCCAGGCAGCACTAGTATTACTTTTTTAAATCACAACGAACAAAAGCAAATAACTCGAACAAGAATCACATTCTTTATCTTGGGTTCTAGTGAAAATTCTCTGCAATTACGCAAGCGCTTATTGGAATTGGCAAATGAAAAAATTTCTAAACAGTTAGTCAAGAACGGAATTAATTTCACAATGCAAGAACCAACAATTTATGTGGAATCGCCTGTAACTATTTGA
- a CDS encoding mechanosensitive ion channel family protein: MLSFLPEIITNRELQIGFIGLVVGFCIFIFGRLMVSLTNLLVNRLNFLPITDVYQKLIKPNQDLLVVVTGIAIFELFVSFLPKNRWTNPLEIIVSLVLAIAVSWLASQIFQKFFDFYLLNAAFKSGQKISGELLILFKWVANLIIIFLAILIYAQTHQINLLGLLASLGIGGLAVAFAAQKTLEQVLGGIVLYLDRPFVIDDYIGLPDGTFGRVESIGFRSTRIRTSGKGTVMIVPNSSLTQLNIENFTGAKKVMSILYLTFHQTLSSEERALIRQVILDSTNGIFGIDSRNTEVTFKAINNLLDTEKTQAQVTFFILGSGDVSMELRRQLLNMATQSITDCLKEYGIAFDIEEPTIYVDSPITI, from the coding sequence ATGCTTAGTTTTTTACCAGAAATTATTACCAACAGAGAACTACAAATTGGGTTCATAGGTTTGGTAGTGGGATTTTGCATATTTATATTTGGTCGTCTCATGGTTTCGTTGACAAATTTACTTGTGAACAGATTGAATTTTCTGCCAATTACTGATGTGTATCAAAAATTAATTAAGCCAAATCAAGACTTATTAGTTGTGGTAACGGGAATTGCAATTTTTGAGTTGTTTGTATCCTTCCTACCCAAAAATCGCTGGACAAATCCACTAGAAATTATTGTTAGCTTAGTTTTGGCGATCGCCGTTAGTTGGTTAGCTTCACAAATCTTTCAAAAATTCTTTGATTTTTATTTATTAAATGCTGCTTTCAAAAGTGGACAAAAAATCAGCGGTGAGCTACTAATCCTTTTCAAATGGGTTGCTAATCTCATCATTATCTTTTTAGCAATTCTCATCTATGCCCAAACACATCAAATCAATCTTTTAGGATTGCTAGCAAGTTTAGGAATTGGTGGTTTAGCAGTAGCCTTTGCTGCTCAAAAAACCCTGGAACAAGTTTTAGGTGGTATTGTTCTTTATCTCGATCGCCCTTTTGTAATTGATGATTATATTGGCCTTCCTGATGGTACTTTTGGACGAGTTGAATCTATAGGATTCAGATCTACCCGAATTAGAACATCTGGGAAGGGAACTGTGATGATAGTTCCCAATAGTTCTCTGACTCAACTGAATATTGAGAACTTTACTGGTGCAAAGAAAGTGATGTCTATTCTTTATTTGACCTTTCACCAAACACTTAGCAGTGAAGAACGGGCATTAATTCGTCAAGTTATTCTAGATAGCACGAATGGTATATTTGGCATTGATTCCCGGAATACAGAAGTGACTTTTAAAGCTATCAATAATTTATTAGATACAGAAAAAACCCAAGCACAAGTTACTTTCTTTATCTTAGGTTCTGGAGATGTGTCGATGGAATTACGTCGTCAACTCCTAAATATGGCAACTCAAAGCATCACTGACTGTCTAAAAGAATATGGTATCGCTTTTGATATTGAAGAACCAACAATTTATGTTGACTCGCCCATTACCATTTAG
- a CDS encoding TIGR03279 family radical SAM protein, whose translation MSTIQPARITRVLPDSIAAEIGFEAGDAIVAINGTHPRDLIDYQFLCADEVLELEVLDAAGKTHHIEIEKDYDQDLGLEFETALFDGLIQCNNRCPFCFIDQQPPGKRSSLYLKDDDYRLSFLYGSYLTLTNLPEREWRRIEQMRLSPLYVSVHSTEAEIRIRLLKNPRAGQILQQLKWFQQRRLQIHAQVVVCPGINDGEHLEQTLKDLASFHTGEVPTVASVAVVPVGLTRFRPQEDELTHVTREKAKEVISQVKMLSQEFRQKFDSSVAWLADEWFLIAGEELPSESEYEEYPQIDNGVGSIQLFLKEFATAAAELLPPKISHPRKFTWVVGNTVEKAFQPILKRLNLVEGLEVNMRALSSDYWGQDISVTGLLTGHDLLLNLAGQDLGDGILLPKVMLKHGELVFLDDMGVEELASKLKTNILPVAGVEDLINTCIS comes from the coding sequence ATGTCTACCATTCAACCTGCCCGTATTACCAGAGTACTACCTGATTCCATAGCCGCTGAAATTGGCTTTGAAGCGGGAGATGCGATCGTTGCTATCAATGGTACGCATCCCCGTGATTTAATTGATTATCAATTTTTATGTGCTGATGAAGTTTTAGAACTAGAAGTTTTAGACGCTGCTGGTAAAACACATCACATTGAAATCGAAAAAGACTACGACCAAGACTTGGGGCTAGAATTTGAAACTGCCCTTTTTGATGGCTTAATTCAGTGCAATAACCGCTGTCCGTTTTGCTTTATCGACCAACAGCCACCAGGTAAGCGTTCTAGTTTGTATTTGAAAGACGACGATTATCGTCTGAGCTTTTTATACGGTTCTTATCTTACCCTCACCAATCTACCAGAAAGAGAATGGCGGCGCATTGAACAAATGCGTTTATCTCCGTTGTATGTTTCCGTTCATTCTACGGAAGCTGAAATCAGAATTAGATTGCTAAAAAATCCCCGTGCGGGACAAATCTTGCAACAACTCAAGTGGTTTCAACAAAGGCGACTACAAATTCATGCTCAAGTCGTTGTTTGTCCAGGTATCAATGATGGCGAACATCTCGAACAAACTCTCAAAGATTTAGCCTCCTTTCATACTGGAGAAGTGCCTACGGTGGCATCTGTGGCAGTTGTACCGGTTGGGTTGACACGGTTTCGTCCCCAAGAAGATGAACTCACACACGTAACTAGGGAAAAAGCTAAAGAAGTTATTTCCCAAGTCAAAATGCTTTCGCAAGAATTTCGTCAAAAATTCGACTCTAGCGTTGCTTGGTTAGCTGATGAGTGGTTTTTGATTGCAGGTGAGGAATTACCAAGCGAATCTGAATATGAAGAATATCCCCAAATTGATAACGGTGTTGGTTCGATTCAATTATTTCTCAAAGAATTTGCCACCGCAGCGGCAGAATTACTACCGCCAAAAATCTCTCATCCGAGAAAGTTTACTTGGGTAGTAGGTAACACCGTCGAAAAAGCATTTCAACCGATTTTGAAGCGTTTAAATTTGGTTGAAGGTTTAGAAGTAAATATGCGTGCTTTGTCTAGTGATTACTGGGGACAAGATATTAGTGTCACGGGATTACTAACTGGTCATGACTTGCTTTTAAACTTAGCAGGGCAAGATTTAGGTGATGGTATTTTGCTGCCAAAGGTCATGTTAAAGCATGGTGAGTTGGTATTTTTAGATGATATGGGTGTTGAAGAATTAGCAAGCAAATTGAAGACAAATATTTTACCAGTAGCAGGCGTTGAAGATTTAATTAATACCTGTATTAGTTAA
- a CDS encoding undecaprenyl-diphosphate phosphatase, producing the protein MEFIQAFILGIVQGITEFLPISSTAHLLIVTKVFGWKELGSKDFVDAIQFGSVIAILLYFWSLISSVIKGGIQALKQKDWEREEWKILVGIAVGTMPALIVGFILKDIIPESALIIAIMSIIMALLLAFAEKIGTRKRGFNSLQIRDGILVGLGQTLALIPGVSRSGSTLTTALFLGLERDTAAKFSFLLGFPTLTIATLYKSLKIFKLFQAQQLPDNIVALLIVGIISTFIFSYLSIAFLIKYLQTKNTLVFVWYRLAFGSAILLAIAAGWQG; encoded by the coding sequence ATGGAATTTATTCAAGCTTTTATTTTGGGTATTGTTCAAGGTATTACGGAGTTCTTGCCAATTAGCAGCACTGCACATCTGCTGATTGTGACAAAGGTATTTGGTTGGAAAGAACTAGGTTCTAAAGATTTTGTTGATGCAATTCAATTTGGCAGTGTTATAGCGATTTTATTGTACTTTTGGTCGCTGATTTCTAGTGTTATCAAAGGTGGTATCCAAGCACTAAAACAGAAAGATTGGGAACGCGAGGAATGGAAAATTCTTGTAGGTATTGCAGTGGGAACAATGCCTGCTTTAATTGTCGGTTTTATTTTGAAAGACATTATCCCTGAGAGTGCCTTAATTATTGCCATCATGTCAATTATCATGGCACTTTTACTAGCTTTTGCCGAAAAAATCGGTACTCGTAAACGAGGTTTTAATTCATTGCAGATTCGGGATGGTATTTTAGTGGGATTGGGACAAACACTCGCTTTGATTCCTGGTGTTTCTCGTTCTGGTTCGACGTTGACAACTGCGTTATTTTTAGGATTAGAACGGGATACAGCGGCGAAATTTTCATTTTTATTAGGATTTCCAACTCTTACCATTGCAACCCTATATAAAAGTCTGAAAATCTTCAAATTATTTCAAGCCCAACAGTTACCAGATAACATTGTTGCACTGTTAATTGTAGGGATTATTTCCACCTTTATTTTTTCCTACCTATCAATTGCATTCTTGATCAAATACTTACAAACTAAAAACACTTTGGTTTTTGTTTGGTATAGATTAGCATTCGGCAGTGCTATCTTATTGGCGATCGCAGCAGGTTGGCAAGGATAA
- a CDS encoding DUF3120 domain-containing protein yields the protein MINNTLSSYTASIPPLDTEFDVSNTKHGDIKKLESTLSSSPSLPLSISSRQTWLVFVAAVFLVSVPVFIEAPIVRSLPSLSLALTAFWVWLSFRLMSRPATYVWGDLLFGFSWSWLAGAIYWGWLRWEPLWHLPIESIGLPFACWCLAKNWGKVGNWFYLGSLFGTVLTDVYFYIVDLMPHWRQIMRADANSASQILHNALIQVETPWGQAWAIILALVLLTVGILSLGRTQKHWYAFGGAVLSTILVDSLFLLAAIAA from the coding sequence TTGATTAATAATACATTATCCTCCTACACCGCTTCTATCCCTCCTCTGGATACTGAGTTTGATGTGTCTAATACGAAGCACGGGGATATCAAAAAATTGGAATCTACACTCTCATCTTCTCCCTCTCTGCCTTTATCTATATCTTCTCGACAAACATGGCTGGTATTTGTGGCGGCAGTATTTTTGGTATCAGTACCAGTATTTATAGAAGCACCAATAGTGCGATCGCTACCAAGTTTGAGTTTAGCGCTGACAGCATTTTGGGTGTGGTTAAGTTTTAGATTAATGTCACGTCCTGCAACATATGTTTGGGGAGATTTGCTTTTCGGGTTTAGCTGGAGTTGGTTAGCAGGAGCAATCTACTGGGGTTGGTTACGTTGGGAACCTTTATGGCACCTACCGATAGAGTCTATCGGCTTACCATTTGCTTGTTGGTGTTTGGCAAAAAATTGGGGCAAGGTGGGTAACTGGTTTTATTTAGGTTCTTTATTCGGTACAGTTTTAACAGACGTATATTTTTATATTGTGGATTTGATGCCTCATTGGCGGCAAATCATGAGAGCAGATGCAAATAGTGCGTCACAAATTTTACATAATGCTTTAATACAAGTAGAAACACCTTGGGGACAAGCTTGGGCAATAATTCTCGCCCTAGTGCTGTTAACAGTGGGAATTTTATCTTTAGGGCGAACCCAAAAACACTGGTATGCCTTTGGTGGCGCAGTTTTAAGCACAATTTTGGTAGACAGCTTATTTTTGCTAGCGGCGATCGCAGCGTAA
- the psbU gene encoding photosystem II complex extrinsic protein PsbU, whose amino-acid sequence MKGLVRLLTVFSLLLGCWGWLGTTQIAQAASFNSFAFPQVPVLAIERQNSADKKLATEFGKKIDLNNTNVRAFQQYPGLYPTLAKLIIKNAPYKSVDDVLNIEGLSDRQKQTLQANFDNFAVTEPESAFNEGDDRFNNGIYR is encoded by the coding sequence GTGAAAGGATTGGTGCGTTTATTAACAGTGTTTAGTTTGTTACTTGGTTGCTGGGGATGGCTGGGAACAACTCAGATAGCCCAAGCTGCTAGTTTCAACAGTTTTGCTTTTCCCCAAGTGCCAGTTTTGGCAATTGAACGGCAGAATAGCGCAGATAAAAAGCTAGCAACGGAATTCGGTAAAAAAATTGATTTGAATAATACCAACGTCCGAGCTTTTCAACAGTATCCAGGGCTTTATCCCACCCTTGCGAAGCTGATCATCAAGAATGCTCCCTACAAGAGCGTAGACGATGTATTAAATATTGAAGGATTGAGCGATCGCCAAAAACAAACCCTGCAAGCCAACTTCGATAACTTTGCCGTGACAGAACCAGAGTCTGCCTTCAACGAGGGAGACGATCGCTTTAACAACGGCATCTACAGATAA
- the nadB gene encoding L-aspartate oxidase: MPQIDTPSQFDVLVVGAGAAGLYTALCLPESLRVGLITKETVALSASDWAQGGIAAAVAPEDSPTLHIEDTIRAGAGLCDRAAVEFLAEHAPSCIQSLVNLGVAFDRHGQALALTLEAAHSRHRVLHAADTTGREVTTTLTAQVLRRQNIQVIQQALALSLWIEPETNRCQGISLFYQGKITWVRAGAVVLATGGGGQVFAQTTNPAVSTGDGVAIAARAGAILRDLEFVQFHPTALTKPGADRFLISEAVRGEGAHLVDNEGRRFAFDYHPDGELAPRDVVSRAIFSHLQRTALDLATAHVWLDMRPIPAEKIRHRFPNIIKVCQHWGIDVFSEPIPVAPAAHYWMGGIITDLMNHTNIPGLYAVGETASTGVHGANRLASNSLLECIVFGAQMANIELSNIGLPLETPELPLQKFTADASEWQTQQTQLETLREKLPRLVWQHAGICREQSGLETAIATVESWQQDLAALPLTQFLLALRPAEPATFDLPDVEAQLRLWAETRNLLDVAHLILKSAAFRTESRGGHYRLDYPQPDLNWQVHTLVQTHHWWKSPVLHNEHRA; the protein is encoded by the coding sequence TTGCCTCAGATAGACACTCCTAGCCAATTTGATGTTTTAGTAGTAGGCGCTGGTGCTGCTGGACTCTACACAGCGCTGTGTCTGCCAGAGTCCTTGCGAGTCGGCTTGATTACCAAAGAAACTGTGGCTTTATCCGCCAGTGATTGGGCACAAGGTGGTATTGCCGCAGCAGTTGCCCCGGAAGATTCTCCGACGCTGCATATTGAAGATACAATCCGGGCAGGTGCGGGTTTATGCGATCGCGCCGCTGTGGAATTTCTCGCCGAACATGCCCCTAGCTGTATTCAATCTTTAGTTAACTTGGGGGTTGCTTTTGACCGTCACGGTCAAGCTTTGGCTTTAACTTTGGAAGCCGCCCATTCTCGCCACCGCGTTCTCCACGCCGCCGACACCACAGGGCGAGAAGTTACTACCACCCTCACGGCCCAAGTTCTGCGCCGCCAAAATATTCAAGTCATCCAGCAAGCTTTGGCTTTGAGTTTGTGGATTGAACCCGAAACTAATCGCTGTCAGGGAATTAGCCTGTTTTATCAAGGGAAAATCACATGGGTAAGAGCTGGTGCTGTGGTACTGGCAACCGGTGGCGGCGGTCAGGTATTTGCCCAAACCACTAACCCCGCTGTGAGTACAGGTGATGGCGTAGCGATCGCAGCTCGTGCTGGGGCTATCCTCCGCGATTTAGAATTTGTCCAATTTCATCCCACCGCCCTCACCAAACCTGGTGCCGATCGCTTTCTGATTAGTGAAGCTGTACGCGGCGAAGGGGCGCACTTGGTCGATAACGAAGGGCGGCGTTTTGCCTTTGACTACCACCCAGATGGTGAACTTGCGCCCAGAGATGTGGTTAGTAGAGCGATTTTTAGCCATTTACAACGTACCGCCCTCGATCTCGCCACTGCCCATGTGTGGTTAGATATGCGCCCCATTCCCGCCGAAAAGATTCGTCATCGCTTTCCCAACATCATCAAAGTTTGTCAGCATTGGGGCATTGATGTCTTCAGTGAACCAATTCCTGTAGCGCCTGCTGCCCATTACTGGATGGGTGGAATTATTACGGATTTAATGAATCATACGAATATTCCTGGTTTATACGCAGTTGGTGAAACTGCCAGTACTGGAGTGCATGGGGCAAATCGTCTTGCTAGTAATTCCTTACTAGAATGTATTGTGTTCGGTGCCCAGATGGCTAATATTGAGTTGTCAAATATTGGGCTACCCTTAGAAACACCAGAACTACCATTGCAGAAATTTACTGCTGATGCCAGCGAGTGGCAGACTCAGCAAACACAGCTAGAAACCCTCAGGGAAAAGTTACCGCGTCTAGTGTGGCAACATGCTGGTATTTGTCGGGAACAGTCAGGATTAGAAACTGCGATCGCCACTGTAGAATCATGGCAGCAAGATTTGGCTGCCTTGCCTTTAACTCAATTTTTGCTAGCTTTACGCCCAGCAGAACCAGCTACTTTTGACCTCCCAGACGTTGAAGCACAGTTGCGACTTTGGGCAGAAACCCGCAATTTATTAGATGTAGCCCATTTAATTCTCAAAAGTGCGGCCTTTAGAACCGAAAGCCGCGGCGGACACTACCGCCTAGATTACCCTCAACCAGATTTAAATTGGCAAGTCCACACACTTGTGCAAACACACCACTGGTGGAAATCTCCAGTCTTGCATAATGAGCATAGGGCATAG
- a CDS encoding CHASE2 domain-containing protein codes for MNQQLGKRFIKLIFGLKQSLSREHKELMTAAGVAVCVLFLRSLGLLQSLELAGLDQFFRLRPNEPPEERITIVVIDEAYLDQVRSWPIPDRNIAQLLQKLNVHKPRAIGLDIYRNLPVEPGNEELRKAYKSMPNLIGIELLANEKNKNLTVLPPLGLDKNQVGFNNVLYDPDGKVRRSLLYWHIEDKVHESFALKLALLYLKSEDITPTQAKSNPEYLQLGKAAFTRFEANDGAYVGSDARGYQILSNFPKPKFQNPSVEFSHFRQVSMSDVLADKVQENLIKDRIILIGSTAPSLQDFVFIPYSSSLMGTAKPVAGIQLQAYFISELISAALEGRPLLKVWPELLEYLWIFVWSYVGAVTTWRIRDATKSFLSILVSCLVLTLSAYVAFLSGWWVPLVPGLFTFGISAIWMTSHIAHMQEEWKRSKEFLHHVINTIPDPIFVKNEQHQWIVLNEAYCRFIGYPNKLLIEKSDYDFFPKHEADVFRQQDELVFRTQQAQEHEEEFTNADGQTHQIATKRSLHKDSAGNFFLVGVIRDITQRKLMEEQLKRTAAELFRSNNELKLKEDHLRYLAYHDPLTGLSNRKFFAEQLYESLHWAQHNNLLLGLLFIDLDGFKQVNDTLGHEIGDRLLMTIAGRLSNSLRASDTVSRLGGDEFTVILRAIPNVQVAAKVAEKILSSITRPIVLDGYAIRVSASIGISVYPYNSQDSETLMKQADAAMYRAKRLGKNRYEFA; via the coding sequence ATGAATCAGCAGCTAGGCAAGCGTTTTATAAAGTTAATCTTTGGACTGAAACAATCGCTTAGTCGAGAACACAAGGAATTGATGACTGCTGCTGGCGTTGCAGTCTGCGTCCTATTTTTGCGCTCTCTCGGATTATTACAATCCTTAGAGTTGGCAGGTTTGGATCAATTTTTTCGCTTACGTCCAAATGAACCGCCAGAAGAACGTATCACTATTGTTGTGATTGATGAAGCTTATTTAGACCAAGTACGTTCGTGGCCGATTCCAGATCGGAATATTGCTCAGTTGTTGCAAAAATTAAACGTCCACAAACCCCGTGCTATTGGCTTGGATATTTACCGAAATTTGCCAGTAGAGCCTGGTAATGAGGAACTACGTAAAGCTTATAAGTCAATGCCAAACTTGATTGGTATTGAACTACTGGCAAATGAAAAAAACAAAAACCTTACTGTTTTACCTCCACTGGGACTCGATAAGAATCAAGTGGGTTTTAACAACGTGCTGTACGACCCTGATGGGAAAGTACGTCGCAGCTTGTTGTATTGGCACATCGAGGATAAGGTACACGAAAGTTTTGCCTTGAAGCTGGCTTTATTGTATTTAAAATCAGAGGACATTACTCCTACCCAAGCAAAAAGTAACCCTGAGTATTTGCAATTGGGTAAAGCAGCCTTTACTCGTTTTGAGGCTAATGATGGTGCTTATGTCGGCTCTGATGCTAGAGGCTACCAAATTTTGTCCAATTTTCCCAAGCCGAAATTTCAAAATCCATCTGTAGAATTTTCTCATTTTCGCCAGGTATCGATGAGCGATGTACTCGCAGATAAAGTCCAAGAAAACTTAATTAAAGATCGGATTATACTTATTGGCTCCACTGCACCCAGTCTCCAGGATTTTGTATTTATTCCCTATTCCAGCAGCCTGATGGGTACGGCGAAGCCTGTTGCTGGTATTCAATTACAAGCTTATTTTATTAGTGAGTTAATCTCAGCGGCTCTTGAAGGAAGACCATTACTCAAAGTCTGGCCTGAATTACTGGAATACTTGTGGATTTTTGTTTGGTCTTATGTGGGGGCTGTTACGACATGGCGGATACGTGACGCAACTAAAAGCTTTCTCAGTATCCTCGTTTCTTGCTTAGTATTGACTCTGAGTGCCTATGTAGCTTTTTTATCCGGTTGGTGGGTACCGCTGGTTCCTGGGCTGTTTACCTTTGGGATTTCAGCTATTTGGATGACGAGCCATATTGCCCATATGCAGGAAGAGTGGAAACGCTCTAAGGAGTTTTTGCATCACGTCATCAACACGATCCCCGATCCTATTTTTGTGAAAAATGAACAACATCAGTGGATTGTTTTAAATGAGGCGTATTGTCGATTTATAGGTTATCCGAATAAGTTGTTAATTGAAAAGTCAGACTATGACTTTTTCCCTAAACATGAAGCCGATGTGTTTCGACAACAGGATGAGTTGGTTTTTCGGACTCAGCAAGCCCAGGAACATGAAGAAGAATTTACAAATGCAGATGGTCAGACTCATCAAATTGCCACTAAGCGATCGCTCCACAAAGACTCGGCTGGCAATTTCTTTTTAGTTGGGGTAATTCGAGATATTACTCAACGGAAGTTGATGGAGGAACAACTCAAGCGGACTGCTGCTGAGTTATTTCGCTCTAACAATGAATTAAAACTCAAAGAAGACCATTTGCGTTATTTAGCATATCACGATCCCCTGACAGGTTTATCCAATCGCAAATTTTTTGCAGAACAACTTTACGAGTCATTACACTGGGCGCAACACAATAACTTGTTGCTGGGACTGCTGTTTATCGATTTAGACGGGTTTAAGCAAGTTAATGATACTCTTGGCCATGAGATAGGCGATCGCCTGCTGATGACCATTGCTGGGCGACTAAGCAACTCTTTACGCGCTAGTGATACAGTTTCTCGCTTGGGTGGCGATGAATTTACTGTGATCTTACGAGCAATTCCCAATGTCCAGGTAGCTGCTAAAGTCGCTGAAAAAATTTTAAGCAGCATTACCAGACCAATTGTTTTGGATGGCTATGCAATTCGAGTCTCTGCCAGTATTGGCATTAGTGTCTATCCATACAACAGCCAAGACAGTGAAACTTTGATGAAACAAGCAGATGCAGCAATGTACCGTGCCAAGCGCTTGGGTAAAAATCGCTACGAATTTGCTTAA
- a CDS encoding vitamin K epoxide reductase family protein: protein MIRRRSTPWIHKWSRPLIAAIAGCGALTTGYLTIEKLTGGSAACVAQAGVKGCNDVLSSPWATIFGQPLALFGFMAYTGMVILALAPLVLNSGDNNSRKQLENWTWWLLLVGAIAMSVFSGYLMYLLAFQIKALCPYCIGSALFSTSLLVLTIIGRTWEDIGQILFTALIVGMVTLIGTLGIYAGVNQSPITTGTPGEPVKISFTPKVDPNPAFGWEITTTSGEAEIALAQHLVKIGAKEYVAYWCPHCHEQKLLFGKQAYQELNEKVKVECAPDGLKAQPELCKAAKIEGFPTWIIDGKSYSGVQNLEELAKVSGYTGPRNFQYFK, encoded by the coding sequence ATGATTCGCCGCCGTTCTACTCCTTGGATTCATAAATGGTCACGTCCATTGATTGCCGCGATCGCTGGATGTGGTGCCCTGACGACCGGTTATCTCACCATAGAAAAGTTAACAGGAGGCAGTGCAGCTTGTGTAGCACAGGCTGGTGTCAAAGGCTGTAATGATGTGCTTTCCAGTCCTTGGGCAACAATTTTTGGTCAGCCGTTAGCTTTGTTTGGGTTTATGGCATACACCGGTATGGTGATATTAGCTTTGGCTCCTTTGGTATTGAACTCAGGGGATAATAATAGTCGCAAGCAGCTGGAAAATTGGACGTGGTGGCTACTGTTGGTGGGTGCGATCGCTATGTCTGTATTTAGCGGCTACTTAATGTACCTACTGGCATTCCAAATTAAAGCCCTTTGTCCTTACTGTATCGGCTCAGCTTTATTCTCTACTAGTCTTTTGGTACTGACAATTATTGGTCGTACTTGGGAGGATATTGGACAAATCTTGTTTACCGCCCTGATTGTTGGGATGGTGACGCTGATTGGTACTTTAGGGATTTATGCTGGGGTAAATCAATCACCCATTACAACTGGAACTCCTGGAGAACCTGTAAAAATTTCCTTTACTCCCAAGGTAGATCCTAACCCAGCATTCGGTTGGGAAATTACTACCACCTCTGGTGAGGCAGAAATAGCCCTAGCACAACATCTGGTGAAGATAGGTGCTAAGGAATACGTCGCTTATTGGTGTCCTCACTGCCATGAACAGAAGTTGCTGTTTGGAAAACAAGCTTATCAAGAACTCAACGAGAAAGTTAAGGTAGAGTGCGCCCCTGATGGACTCAAAGCTCAACCAGAACTGTGTAAAGCTGCAAAAATTGAAGGCTTCCCGACTTGGATTATCGATGGTAAAAGCTATAGCGGAGTACAAAATTTAGAGGAACTAGCAAAAGTTTCTGGTTACACAGGCCCTCGTAACTTCCAATATTTTAAATAA